ACCAGGAAGGTCCATTTGGCCTGGCCAGCGGTTCGGTGAACTGCGTTGCTCCCCCTGTCTTCTCCTGCCTTTTCCATATGCGCCTCCTTTTTGAAAGCATGGTAGAAGCACAGAAATGAAAAAGTCTAAGAACAGGGCGTCTATAGACGCTATAGACACATTAGGCAGAGAATTTTTTGTCCCCGGCACCGCCGTGCGACATCATGAACAAGAAGAGACGTTCATTTACTGATGACTTTCAAATTGACAGATTCGCCGATCTCATCTATTCTGATAGCGAAATCAAACTGTTTCCTTGAGATGCTCGGTACGCGGAGGAGGGAGCGGTTCTTAGAAGAGAGCAGGTGCCATATGTCGCTGACAGCCAAAAAACTGGATTACCCCTACATCACGTCGGATCCCGGCATCGCCGAAGGACGGCCGGTGATTGCGGGGACCAGGATCACCGTCAACTGCATTGCCGGGTATTACCAGCTCGGCATGAGCATCGACGAGATCCTTGACAGCCTTCACCATCTAACCCCGTCCCAGGTACATTCCGCCCTGGCCTACTACTTCGACCACCAGGACGAGATCAACGTGGATCTGGAAGAGGCGGGAAACATCGAATACTGGAAGAGCCAGGTTCAGGCCCATCCCGCGCGGCAATAGCGTAACGGCGAGCGATGAAACTCAAACTGTTCCTGGACGAGGCTATCCACACCGGCCTGTCCCATGCCCTGCGGCAGAGGGGATATGACGTCGTCCATGCCCAGGACCTGAAGCGCAAAGGCAAATCGGACGGCGAGCAGCTCGCCTTTGCCGTACAGGAGGAGCGCTGCCTCGTCACCTTCAACGTCAGGGATTTCGTCCATCTCCACAACCAGTATGCTCGGGAAAACAGGGAGCACTGGGGGATCATCGTTTCCCGCCAGATGCCCATCGGGGAGACGCTCCGGCGACTGCT
This DNA window, taken from Syntrophales bacterium, encodes the following:
- a CDS encoding DUF433 domain-containing protein, with the protein product MSLTAKKLDYPYITSDPGIAEGRPVIAGTRITVNCIAGYYQLGMSIDEILDSLHHLTPSQVHSALAYYFDHQDEINVDLEEAGNIEYWKSQVQAHPARQ
- a CDS encoding DUF5615 family PIN-like protein, with translation MKLKLFLDEAIHTGLSHALRQRGYDVVHAQDLKRKGKSDGEQLAFAVQEERCLVTFNVRDFVHLHNQYARENREHWGIIVSRQMPIGETLRRLLKKVGLASREDFRNRIEFL